One genomic window of Halolamina sediminis includes the following:
- a CDS encoding type 1 glutamine amidotransferase has product MSRLRFALLNAAHEGENTRRNFRRELPADLAEFDVTAGELPADHTFDGVVVTGSRSSVYWDEAWIPPLIDWVAEAHEHGVPILGVCYGHQVLAEALGGRVAGMDDFEIGYNEIERRPEADDDELLGGLGDAFTAFTTHGDAVVDLPAEAELLAENEYGVHAFRAGHAWGVQFHPEYDAATAREVTEGKRDQIGDERVDSVLEEITPANYEAACEAKRLFENFARYAERVAKADVDAEASA; this is encoded by the coding sequence ATGAGCAGGCTCCGCTTCGCGCTGTTGAACGCCGCCCACGAGGGCGAGAACACCCGGCGGAACTTCCGGCGGGAGCTCCCCGCGGATCTCGCGGAGTTCGACGTGACCGCGGGCGAACTTCCCGCGGATCACACGTTCGACGGCGTCGTCGTCACGGGTTCGCGGTCCTCGGTGTACTGGGACGAGGCGTGGATCCCGCCGCTGATCGACTGGGTTGCCGAGGCCCACGAGCACGGCGTGCCGATCCTCGGTGTCTGTTACGGCCACCAGGTGCTCGCCGAGGCGCTGGGTGGCCGCGTCGCCGGGATGGACGATTTCGAGATCGGCTACAACGAGATCGAGCGCCGCCCCGAGGCCGACGACGACGAGCTGCTCGGGGGGCTCGGCGACGCGTTCACGGCGTTCACCACCCACGGCGACGCCGTCGTGGACCTCCCCGCCGAGGCCGAACTGCTCGCGGAGAACGAGTACGGGGTCCACGCGTTCCGCGCGGGCCACGCCTGGGGCGTCCAGTTCCACCCCGAGTACGACGCCGCGACCGCTCGGGAGGTAACCGAGGGGAAGCGCGACCAGATCGGCGACGAGCGCGTCGACAGCGTGCTCGAGGAGATCACGCCCGCGAACTACGAGGCGGCGTGTGAGGCCAAGCGGCTGTTCGAGAACTTCGCGCGGTACGCCGAGCGCGTCGCGAAGGCGGACGTCGACGCCGAAGCCAGCGCGTAG
- a CDS encoding acyl-CoA dehydrogenase family protein, translated as MLDYVGLEGDLDEEERLIRDTARRFVEEEVRDDIGQHWLDGTFPTDLIEEMGELGFYAPNLEGYGSPNVSETAYGLLMQELEACDSGLRSMASVQGALVMYPIHAFGSEEQKERWLPDLGAGEAVGCFGLTEPEHGSNPSAMETHAVKDGGEYVLNGAKTWITNSPIADVAVVWAKDRSADGNPVRGFLVETDLDGVTTNKIDEKLSLRASITGEISLQDVRVPEDAVLPGVEGMKGPLSCLTQARYGIAWGAVGAARDCFETARQYATDREQFGGPIGRFQLQQGKLAEMATQITTAQLLAYRLAELKERGDLRPQHVSMAKRNNVRMAREQAPIAREILGGNGITADHSPMRHMANMETVYTYEGTHDIHTLILGEDLTGIPAFE; from the coding sequence ATGCTCGACTACGTCGGACTGGAGGGCGACCTCGACGAGGAGGAGCGGCTGATCCGGGACACCGCGCGCCGCTTCGTCGAGGAGGAGGTGCGCGACGACATCGGCCAGCACTGGCTCGACGGCACGTTCCCGACCGACCTGATCGAGGAGATGGGCGAGCTCGGCTTCTACGCGCCCAACCTCGAGGGGTACGGCTCGCCAAACGTCTCCGAGACGGCGTACGGCCTGCTGATGCAGGAGTTGGAGGCGTGTGACTCCGGGCTCCGCTCGATGGCCTCCGTCCAGGGCGCGCTGGTGATGTACCCCATCCACGCGTTCGGCAGCGAAGAACAGAAGGAGCGCTGGCTGCCCGACCTCGGCGCCGGCGAAGCGGTCGGCTGCTTCGGCCTCACCGAGCCCGAACACGGCTCGAACCCCAGCGCGATGGAGACCCACGCGGTGAAAGACGGCGGGGAGTACGTGCTCAACGGGGCGAAGACGTGGATCACCAACTCCCCGATCGCCGACGTGGCGGTCGTCTGGGCCAAGGACCGCTCCGCCGACGGAAATCCCGTCCGTGGGTTCCTCGTCGAGACGGATCTCGACGGCGTGACAACCAACAAGATCGACGAGAAGCTGTCGCTGCGGGCGTCGATCACCGGCGAGATCAGCTTACAGGACGTGCGCGTCCCCGAGGACGCCGTGCTGCCGGGCGTCGAGGGGATGAAGGGGCCGCTGTCCTGTCTGACGCAGGCGCGGTACGGCATTGCGTGGGGCGCCGTCGGCGCCGCGCGGGACTGCTTCGAGACCGCGCGGCAGTACGCGACCGACCGCGAGCAGTTCGGCGGCCCGATCGGGCGGTTCCAGCTCCAGCAGGGGAAGCTCGCAGAGATGGCGACCCAGATCACCACGGCACAGCTGCTGGCCTACCGCCTCGCGGAGCTGAAAGAGCGTGGCGACCTGCGGCCTCAGCACGTCTCGATGGCTAAGCGCAACAACGTCCGGATGGCCCGCGAGCAGGCGCCGATCGCCCGAGAGATACTCGGCGGCAACGGGATCACGGCCGACCACTCGCCGATGCGGCACATGGCGAACATGGAGACGGTGTACACGTACGAGGGCACCCACGATATCCACACCCTGATCCTCGGCGAGGATCTCACGGGGATTCCGGCGTTCGAGTAG
- a CDS encoding MarR family transcriptional regulator encodes MPVDFESYYPTDLPDEGTNGRDILEFLAANPETGYRPSELAAELGIPRGSVGTTLSRLHDRGLVRHKGEYWAINPEAYDARTASLVGLATVAEQFEGDYYDENPDWDADLPDIDDAGGDEQ; translated from the coding sequence ATGCCCGTCGACTTCGAGAGCTACTACCCCACGGACCTCCCCGACGAGGGGACCAACGGCCGTGACATCCTGGAGTTCCTCGCAGCGAACCCGGAGACGGGGTACCGGCCGAGCGAACTCGCCGCGGAACTGGGGATCCCCCGCGGAAGCGTCGGGACGACGCTCTCGCGACTCCACGACCGCGGTCTCGTCCGACACAAGGGAGAGTACTGGGCGATCAACCCCGAGGCGTACGACGCGAGAACGGCGAGCCTCGTCGGACTCGCGACCGTCGCCGAGCAGTTCGAGGGCGACTACTACGACGAGAACCCCGACTGGGACGCCGATCTGCCCGATATCGACGACGCCGGCGGGGACGAGCAGTGA
- a CDS encoding DUF7853 family protein: MADPRHDDGARLDLGDEEQWVLHAALLDYLDRRAGEPTGDAGSSPAPLDRETDTDDEAALELLDALEDDEPLRLDREGLLLVRELLSEYLAGAPLRDRATCRSVLADVRDEL, from the coding sequence ATGGCCGATCCGAGACACGACGACGGTGCCCGCCTCGATCTCGGCGACGAGGAACAGTGGGTACTCCACGCCGCCCTCCTGGACTACCTCGACCGGCGCGCCGGCGAGCCGACCGGCGACGCCGGCTCCTCGCCCGCGCCGCTCGACCGCGAGACGGACACGGACGACGAAGCCGCCCTCGAACTGCTCGACGCGCTGGAGGACGACGAGCCGCTGCGGCTCGACCGTGAGGGGCTGTTGCTCGTCCGGGAGCTGCTCTCGGAGTACCTCGCCGGCGCGCCGTTACGCGATCGGGCGACCTGCCGGAGCGTGCTGGCGGACGTCCGCGACGAGCTATAG
- a CDS encoding DCC1-like thiol-disulfide oxidoreductase family protein, producing MAKPRLVYDDDCGFCTWCAAVGQRLGDVTAVGFASLSPDQKARLPDGWRDSAHLLTDDAVYSGGAAVQGVLVRMSVVFVALFWLLEKVPGYDRLRERLYRWGADHRDWWGKIVSRDAL from the coding sequence ATGGCCAAACCGCGGCTGGTGTACGACGACGACTGCGGGTTCTGTACGTGGTGTGCGGCCGTCGGTCAGCGGCTCGGCGACGTGACGGCGGTCGGGTTCGCGTCGCTCTCGCCCGACCAGAAAGCCCGACTCCCGGATGGCTGGCGCGACTCGGCCCACCTGCTGACCGACGATGCGGTGTACTCCGGCGGCGCCGCGGTTCAGGGTGTGCTGGTCCGGATGAGCGTCGTCTTCGTCGCGCTGTTCTGGCTGCTGGAGAAGGTTCCGGGGTACGACCGCCTGCGGGAGCGACTCTACCGCTGGGGCGCCGACCACCGGGACTGGTGGGGGAAGATCGTCAGCCGCGACGCGCTATAG
- a CDS encoding DUF7559 family protein has product MPATKEVKCTSDDCELDMFENHYTYDIADDHSVTDLSCPLCGGTDCLEEIEL; this is encoded by the coding sequence ATGCCCGCCACGAAGGAGGTCAAGTGCACGAGCGACGACTGCGAGTTGGACATGTTCGAGAACCACTACACGTACGACATCGCCGACGACCACTCCGTCACGGACCTCTCTTGCCCGCTCTGCGGCGGGACCGACTGTCTGGAGGAGATAGAGCTATGA
- a CDS encoding Hsp20/alpha crystallin family protein: MTKLGEIGGSAVDAVLERVGRGVSRVQERKPLSYDLLESEDAYLVVFDAPGVEPTDVQVRFVDGEVQVRADRFRAFHEGFETRFPGRGLALSGRASLPPDAVVDAGGADATLTENGTLEVRIPKEADSTDVPLAEEETGEDDEQEGDETPESAETDE, translated from the coding sequence ATGACGAAACTCGGCGAGATCGGCGGCTCGGCCGTCGACGCGGTGCTGGAGCGGGTCGGGCGGGGCGTGAGCCGCGTCCAGGAGCGCAAGCCGCTCTCCTACGACCTGCTGGAGAGCGAGGACGCCTACCTCGTCGTGTTCGACGCGCCGGGCGTCGAGCCGACCGACGTGCAGGTGCGCTTCGTCGACGGCGAGGTGCAGGTGCGGGCCGACCGCTTCCGCGCGTTCCACGAGGGGTTCGAGACGCGGTTCCCCGGCCGCGGGCTGGCGCTCTCCGGGCGCGCGAGTCTCCCACCGGACGCCGTCGTCGACGCCGGGGGCGCCGACGCGACGCTGACGGAGAACGGAACGCTCGAAGTCCGCATCCCCAAGGAGGCCGACTCGACGGACGTGCCCCTCGCCGAGGAGGAAACGGGCGAGGACGACGAGCAAGAGGGCGACGAGACTCCCGAGTCGGCCGAGACCGACGAGTAG
- a CDS encoding NAD(P)/FAD-dependent oxidoreductase, with product MRVAVVGGGAVGVTAAHDLADGGADVRLYERDSELGDDRTSPRYQIEGSSHRAAGVLAPRPTDAIGAEIASRAMDRFEWLADRDHRFSVEPTPHVTVVAEDAPEKQSALRETVAAAREHGVDVACHDPESIADRFPELDLAGVGLAAVTERAAYATPGPGAYVAAMGDRAREAGVDCWTGVDADVSHRGDGPRVDGERFDAVVVAAGGWTKRVLAPTGIRLPLKPYRVQALVSGADYDGPMVHDAGAGVYFRPHPAGLLAGDGTVPEECDPDRWEPAGDDWFVDGALDAVANRTGFDADADAAWAGLATATPDGEPLLGEVESGLYVATGWHGHGFLRAPATGEALAEQVLGERDAIPAYDPGRFDGPPEFAVEEGMSL from the coding sequence ATGCGCGTAGCCGTCGTCGGCGGCGGCGCCGTCGGCGTCACTGCGGCCCACGATCTCGCGGACGGCGGCGCCGACGTGCGCCTCTACGAGCGTGACTCAGAACTGGGCGACGACCGAACGTCCCCCCGATATCAGATCGAGGGGAGCTCCCACCGCGCGGCGGGCGTGCTCGCGCCCCGCCCCACGGACGCGATCGGCGCCGAGATCGCCAGCCGCGCGATGGATCGCTTCGAGTGGCTGGCCGACCGCGACCACCGTTTCTCGGTCGAACCCACGCCGCATGTCACCGTCGTCGCCGAGGACGCGCCGGAGAAGCAGTCGGCGCTCCGCGAGACGGTCGCGGCTGCCCGCGAGCACGGCGTCGACGTGGCGTGTCACGACCCCGAGTCGATCGCGGACCGCTTCCCCGAACTCGACCTCGCGGGCGTCGGGCTCGCGGCCGTGACCGAGCGCGCGGCGTACGCGACGCCCGGCCCGGGGGCGTACGTCGCAGCCATGGGCGATCGCGCGCGTGAGGCCGGCGTGGACTGCTGGACCGGCGTCGACGCGGACGTCTCCCACCGCGGCGACGGCCCCAGAGTCGACGGCGAGCGCTTCGACGCGGTCGTCGTCGCGGCCGGCGGCTGGACCAAGCGCGTGCTGGCGCCGACGGGAATCCGGCTCCCGCTCAAACCCTACCGCGTGCAGGCGCTCGTCTCCGGCGCCGATTACGACGGTCCGATGGTCCACGACGCCGGCGCCGGGGTGTACTTCCGACCCCACCCCGCGGGGCTGCTGGCGGGCGACGGGACCGTCCCCGAGGAGTGCGATCCGGACCGTTGGGAGCCCGCGGGCGACGACTGGTTCGTCGACGGCGCACTCGACGCGGTCGCGAACCGGACCGGATTCGACGCCGATGCTGACGCAGCGTGGGCGGGGCTCGCGACTGCGACGCCCGACGGCGAGCCGCTGCTGGGCGAGGTGGAGTCGGGGCTCTACGTCGCGACGGGCTGGCACGGCCACGGGTTCCTCCGGGCGCCGGCGACGGGCGAGGCGCTGGCCGAACAGGTGCTCGGGGAGCGTGACGCGATCCCGGCGTACGACCCCGGGCGGTTCGACGGGCCCCCCGAGTTCGCCGTCGAAGAAGGGATGTCGCTCTGA